The Paenibacillus sp. BIC5C1 DNA segment TTCCAATGGTTTTTGCATAGGACGGATTTCTCCACCTTTTCTTGGATTATGAGTCTGATGTAGTTGTATTTTATTTGATAATATGAGGATATTCAAGGCCTGTATGAAGAAAGAACGCAAGAGACAATTGAATTGCAACACGGATTTTACCCTTTGTATATCTATAAAAGTATTTCTAAATATCCACTACATACCGAGGAGGAGCGAGCAGAATGATTGAAACCAAAAAGGGATTTCTGGGACCTGAGCATGTCAATCTGTTAAATGGCGTTTTTCAAACGTCACAGGAAGTTGGAGAAAAGTATTTGTTATCCCTCGACATGGACCGTTTTCTGGCACCATGTTTTGAGGCCCAGGGGTTACCGGCAAAAAAGGAACGATACGCGGGTTGGGAGGCACGCTCGATTAGCGGGCATTCCCTTGGACACTATCTGTCTGCCCTGGCTGTGACCTATCAGGCGACAGGTAATGATACGTTAAAGCAGACGCTGGACTATGCCGTCAGCGAGCTTGCATCCATTCAACAGACAACAGGCAGCGGATATATTGGCGGCTTGTCCGAAGAAGCCTTCCGCATCGCATTCCGAGCAGAGCATATTGGCAGTTTCAATATCGGCGAATACTGGGTGCCTTGGTACAGCGTGCACAAGATCTATCGCGGACTAATTGATGCATACAAATTAACGGGCAATCAGCAGGCACTGGAGGTGGTAACACGGTTTGCGGATTGGGCGGTAGAAGGTCTAAGCCCGATGACCGAAGAACAGATGCAAACGATGCTTCAAAGTGAGCACGGTGGAATGAACGAAGTATTTGCACATTTGTATGGAATCACCGGGAAGTCTGTATACCTTGAGATAGCTAACAAATTCACACATCAATTAATCCTCGAACCGTTGGAACACAAGCGGGACGATCTTCAGGGCAAACATGCGAATACGCAGATTCCGAAAGTCATCGGTGCAGCCGAAATCTACAATCAGGACCATAACCATGAGAGCTACCGGACAGCGGCGGAGTTTTTCTGGGACACTACGATTCATCATCGGTCTTATGTATTTGGTGCTACGAGCATTTCGGAGCATTATGAAGCGAAAGGCATGGAGAGTCTGGGCATCAAAACCGGAGAGAGCTGCTGTACCCACAACATGATGCATCTGACGAAGCAGCTTTATACCTGGAATCCCGACAGTGCCTACATGGACTATTATGAAAATGCGATCTACAACCACATCCTGGGCACACAGGACCCGGACACAGGGAACAAAACGTATTTTGCATCCACGCTGCAAGGCCACTACAAAATCTACGGTACTCACGATACCGCTTGGTGGTGCTGCACAGGATCTGGCATGGAGAACCCGGGTAAATACGCCGAGGCAATCTATTTCGAGGATGAACTGGATCTGTACGTTAACCTGTATATTGCTTCCCAATTGGATTGGAAATCCCAAGGCATATCGTTGAAGCTCGAAACCGAATTTCCTTATTCGGAAAAGGTAACCCTTACGATCACCGAAGGCAGCGCCTCGGCCAATCTTAGACTACGCGTGCCCTCATGGCTGCAGGAGCCAATGACGGCAACGGTCAACGGGGATACGGCTCATTCGCATACCCGGATGGAACCCGGATACCTCGACATCGAGCGCACATGGACCGCTGGCGATGTCCTCACCATCACGCTGCCGATGTCACTTCATCAATACACGTCCCGGGATGATACACACAAGGTGGCATTCCTGTACGGCCCGATTGTGCTGGCAGGGGCTTTGGGAAGCGAAGGGCTGCCCGAGGATACCATCGTGGACGAAACGGCACTGAATCCCAAAACTACACCTGTACCTGTGATCTGGACAGAGCAGGAGGATGTGCACGAGTGGATCAAGGTCGTGGACGCAAGTACGTTGACGTTTGAGATCAGCAAGGATGTCACTTCAGACGGTAACCCGGTGAAACTGATCCCTTTTTATGATGTACATCATGAGTTCTATACGGTCTATTGGCCGTTTAACGATGAAGGGGATGCACTGGAGAAGGAATTGAATGATATCACCATCGACAGGGTGCAGCCCGATGGTCAGCAGGATGAGATCGGACATCATCTGGATAGCAATTGCCGCGCAGAACATCATAACGGTTCGTATACAGACAGCCGCAACAAGCTGCATATGTGGCGAGAAGCATTTGGTGTCAGCGGAGCTTACTTCAGCTACCAGCTGGCAGTGGATGGTGCTGCACCGAACTATGTATGCGTGGCATACTGGGGCGGGGATCATTCTCCTTTTGAACGGGAAGGAACACGGCATGAGAGAATATTTAATATCGCCGTCGATGGCCATGTGGTCGGAGAACAGCGAATTCATATGAACAAGATCGGTGAAGTATTCTACGTTACCTATGATATCCCTGAGAATGTTACGTCAGGCAAAGACAGTGTGCGAGTTGCATTCCAGGCGTTGGACGGCAACGGATGTGCCGGGAAAGTCGTGGAGGTACGTACAACGCGCAGCAAACCGGAATCTATCTTCTCGTAAAAGAGGCATTGTATGAAAATGGGCAAACACAATGTTATAATAAGAGCAAAATGCTGATTAGGTAAAAGAGGAGGTTGGAAGTGTGGCAAAACCGGATAATAAAGGCATCTATAGTTTTCAGGATTGGTTAACTTGGGAGGGAACTTGGGAGTTAATTAACGGCAAAGCGTTCAATATGTCTCCAGCCCCTACCTCATTACACCAGTTTATTGTGGGTGAGCTGCACTTCTCCTTGCGTACTTTTTTTCAGAATAGGAAATGTATCGTATTTGTTGCTCCCTTTGACGTGTATTTCAGTGAGAATGAACAGTATGACGTACCTGATCATGTTGTCCAACCGGATTTATCGGTGGTTTGTTCCAAAGACCAAATATCCAAAAACGGCTGTCAAGGTGCGCCGTCTCTAATCATAGAAGTACTTTCTCCTTCAACTGCGCTGAAGGATTTTAACGAGAAGTTTAATCTGTATCAGAAATATGGTGTGAATGAATACTGGATTGTTGACCCTGGCAATCAGACCGTTCATGTGTACACATTGGAAGAAGGCAGTTACCAGAACCGTCAACTGTACACGGAGCAAGAAACGATTCAATCGGTGTTATATCCGGAACTTGCGATTCCGCTTCGAAATTTATTCAAGCTGAATTAGATCTGACAATATCATCATCACTCCGGCGTTGGGCGTCGGGGTGTTTTTTTTGCTTTTTATCGAATAAGCCCTATATAAAAAATGACACGCACAGCAAATTTCCACGTATTACCTGATAACATTTCTTTTTCCGTCACCGATTGTTCAAGGGCACCAGACTCGTTTCCCAAAGGTTACAAAATCTTATCCACGTTGTCCCTCTAAAGATGAAATGGGATAAGCCCAAGCCACGTATATTATGAATATCCATATTAATCCACCCGAATGCGGCAACATCATGTACAATGAAATAAAGTTCCAATGGTAAATATCGACATAAAGCTCCAACACATAGCGCGAAAGGAGGTCTGATGATTTACATGATAAAGTACATAAAACTGCTGGGGCTGATCTTCGGCGTTGTAGTCATGAATGTTCTATTGTTCTCACCAGGATTCATCGGACTGGAGTTTGGCGGGGGAGCATTTACGACATCGCTCTCCGTGACATTTCTGTTTGGCAGCGTGATGGCTCTCTTCTATGGAAGCTACACTTTGTTGTTCAGACAGCCTGTAGTCTTGCCCGTGAAGAGTATCGAAACCCATGAAGATTATGTGGAAGCGTTATCCTTTTATCGACGTATTAAAGTGCTTGAGGAAGATATCACATTGGGATTATCTCAACTAAGCCGCATGAAGAAAAAGAAAGAAACCCTCCTGAGCGTGTTGAATCAGCGATTTGATCCGGGGGAACTGAGTTACAAGAAATTTGCTTCGGTCACCCTCGAGGTGGAGAAGCTGTTATACCTCAACATCCGAAGTGTACTTAACCGACTTAATGTGTTCGATGAAGCGGAGTACGCCAGCCTGATGAAGTCCAAATCCGCAACACTTCCCCAGA contains these protein-coding regions:
- a CDS encoding beta-L-arabinofuranosidase domain-containing protein encodes the protein MIETKKGFLGPEHVNLLNGVFQTSQEVGEKYLLSLDMDRFLAPCFEAQGLPAKKERYAGWEARSISGHSLGHYLSALAVTYQATGNDTLKQTLDYAVSELASIQQTTGSGYIGGLSEEAFRIAFRAEHIGSFNIGEYWVPWYSVHKIYRGLIDAYKLTGNQQALEVVTRFADWAVEGLSPMTEEQMQTMLQSEHGGMNEVFAHLYGITGKSVYLEIANKFTHQLILEPLEHKRDDLQGKHANTQIPKVIGAAEIYNQDHNHESYRTAAEFFWDTTIHHRSYVFGATSISEHYEAKGMESLGIKTGESCCTHNMMHLTKQLYTWNPDSAYMDYYENAIYNHILGTQDPDTGNKTYFASTLQGHYKIYGTHDTAWWCCTGSGMENPGKYAEAIYFEDELDLYVNLYIASQLDWKSQGISLKLETEFPYSEKVTLTITEGSASANLRLRVPSWLQEPMTATVNGDTAHSHTRMEPGYLDIERTWTAGDVLTITLPMSLHQYTSRDDTHKVAFLYGPIVLAGALGSEGLPEDTIVDETALNPKTTPVPVIWTEQEDVHEWIKVVDASTLTFEISKDVTSDGNPVKLIPFYDVHHEFYTVYWPFNDEGDALEKELNDITIDRVQPDGQQDEIGHHLDSNCRAEHHNGSYTDSRNKLHMWREAFGVSGAYFSYQLAVDGAAPNYVCVAYWGGDHSPFEREGTRHERIFNIAVDGHVVGEQRIHMNKIGEVFYVTYDIPENVTSGKDSVRVAFQALDGNGCAGKVVEVRTTRSKPESIFS
- a CDS encoding Uma2 family endonuclease; the protein is MAKPDNKGIYSFQDWLTWEGTWELINGKAFNMSPAPTSLHQFIVGELHFSLRTFFQNRKCIVFVAPFDVYFSENEQYDVPDHVVQPDLSVVCSKDQISKNGCQGAPSLIIEVLSPSTALKDFNEKFNLYQKYGVNEYWIVDPGNQTVHVYTLEEGSYQNRQLYTEQETIQSVLYPELAIPLRNLFKLN